A genomic window from Maylandia zebra isolate NMK-2024a linkage group LG20, Mzebra_GT3a, whole genome shotgun sequence includes:
- the LOC101480754 gene encoding cell division control protein 42 homolog isoform X1 — MQTIKCVVVGDGAVGKTCLLISYTTNKFPSEYVPTVFDNYAVTVMIGGEPYTLGLFDTAGQEDYDRLRPLSYPQTDVFLVCFSVVSPSSFENVKEKWVPEITHHCPKTPFLLVGTQIDLRDDPSTVEKLAKNKQKPITPETAEKLARDLKAVKYVECSALTQRGLKNVFDEAILAALEPPETQRKRKCCLF, encoded by the exons ATGCAGACTATCAAGTGTGTGGTGGTGGGTGATGGAGCAGTGGGAAAAACCTGTCTGTTGATTTCATACACCACCAATAAATTCCCCTCAGAATATGTACCAACA GTGTTTGACAACTATGCAGTAACTGTAATGATTGGGGGTGAACCATACACCCTTGGCTTATTTGACACTGCAG GTCAGGAGGATTATGACCGGTTACGACCTCTAAGCTACCCGCAGACTGATGTCTTCTTAGTGTGTTTCTCAGTTGTTTCACCTTCCTCGTTtgagaatgtgaaagaaaag TGGGTTCCTGAGATAACTCACCACTGTCCCAAGACCCCTTTCCTGTTGGTAGGCACTCAGATTGACTTGCGTGATGACCCGTCTACAGTGGAGAAGTTAGCCAAGAACAAACAAAAGCCAATCACTCCTGAGACAGCAGAAAAGCTGGCTCGTGACCTTAAGGCAGTCAAATATGTTGAGTGCTCTGCTCTAACACAG CGGGGATTGAAGAACGTATTTGATGAGGCTATCCTAGCTGCTTTAGAGCCCCCCGAAactcagagaaagagaaaatgctGCTTGTTCTGA